AACACAACATTGCGTAAATTGTAAATATCAGAATTTGTTTTTAGTTCGTGAAACTAAAGAAGGTAATAAGCTAGAGTTAGTACTGAAGCATAGTTAAATGAGGCATTTGCATGACTTACATGTCCCACCCTTTCTTTAGATGACATTTTGGTCTCACATAGCCCTTATGCAGCACTAGCTGAATACCTACTGTTTTTGAAACATTGTGTTGTACAGGAAGTCTTCTTCGGAAGACTAATGCCTTGCTTAACCATCTGAATTCAAGAGCTTGCAAGATGTTATTATTGTTTTACTGTCTTAACCCTGCTTCATGTGTACTATTTATTGTTTGACCTTTGATTCTTCATTTTCACCCTTGAGCACTGTCTGTGCCTCAGCGGTATTACATTCTACTCTAAtattctttttcccttttggtTTCTTTCAGCTTGGAGGACCACTGTCTCTTCCTTGGGGCTTGTACGTGCTAATATGTCAGGTAAAACGGGGAACAAATTGATGCTTCAGATATACAGAGACAAAATTGATGTTTTCAGAAAAGCATTAACTTTATCTGCACCTTTTGATTTGTCTCAGAGAACACCTGAGAAACCATGCTTGAACGATGTAAGCGATGTTGGAACTTGGAGGAGGGCAGCCTTGATAGTCTCGGTGTTTCTTGTTGTATTGACTCTCATTCCATTGTGGGATGAGCTTGCGGAGGACCTAGGTGTAGGGCTTGTGACTTCGTTCTGAGGTACGGTGCTTACTGATAGAattaggtcttgatgtaactcAATTTTGTATTGAAATGTATCCTCGATAGTGGAAatgttgtaaaggcgtgtgaCATTCCCCGATTAGGTGAAGTatgggtgtttttttttcttgtatgtACTGTTGCTCATATGAACCGTATACGCAGGCTAAGTACAGTTATGTTAGTTGAAATGAAAGgtgtttagttggttgtatctgtttgAATAGTCTGAGCTGAGTTTTTTTTAGTTGATTAAATCTGAGGTCTACGAGTGAATGTAAGATTTGAGATTTTAATTGATTGTTCGTATAAATGTGATTTTATGATATTGATAAGTAGGTCAGTTTGAATGAGCCAATGTAGCAATCAACATTTGTTAGGTTAGGTTGTGGAGGGAAGTTAAGCTTTCCTCTCGGGATAGATTGCggatatatatttgtatctgtCGGGTTAGATTGAaataatacatataaataattaaatatgtttcTCTTTTAAGATTATATGTATTTGTGTAGCTAGGATGTATTCGTGGGAGTAACTAATAATCCCTTTATGATGTTACTCGTGCATGATGTTACTCGTGTAAGTGTAATGAAATTGCATTGAGACAGCTTTTTGCCTTGTCCAAATTGTAAACCATTGTTTGAAAGCATGGTCTGGATATTAGGGATTAAATTTCACCGTTTTGTGAATTTTAGGAATTTTGAAGGGGAAcgaaatatataatttttttaaaaaaatattgacatGTAGAACCTATGGAGCAGATaacaaaaaaatgatcaaatttCGGTGAAATTTTATGATTCTCGATTTTTTTCGCCGATGaacgaaaaaaatataaaataaaattgaaatcccttGATTTGTGACAATGTGCAATTTTGAATAACTGCTTCAACAAATTCTATGATAACGAAAAATGATCAAACTTTAGGTGAAATTTTATGATTCTCGATCTTTTCGCCGAtgaaaaaaagacaaaattaAAATCCTCTTATATGCGACAATGTGCAATTTTAAATAACTGCTTCAACAAATTCTATGACAAGCAATTGTCAAGATCTGCGGCCTAGTCCACTCATCTCGCAAGTTTTGGTACATGAATTCCAAATTACCTTAGAATCAGAGACTGGTAAACATGAATTTGAAATTCTTTGTCCTAATTTCACAAGTTTTACTAGTCAAAACTAAAACACAAGCGGGTCCACATGGCAGGTAGATTACCTCCCCCAACGGCCGGCAACGTCTCCACCCTGGCACGCTGTTCTACGGTTccacccctcccctcctcccgtGCTGTACAATACAGCAGCGCGTAGCTAACTCGCAACCAAACCCCCAATCCCTTCCCGACCTCGCCGAGGAGCCTCCGGCTCAAAACCCTagcctctcctccccctccccctccccttccaTATGGAGGACGACGACGCCGGCCCCGGCGGCGGGGGCGACGTCTACCCGCCGCACCACGCCGCGGCGTCgggcgaccgggcgtgggacatggcggcgtcgccgacgagctcGCGCTCCGTGACGCAGACGGTGAACGGGTCGCACCGGTTCGTGATCCAGGGGTACTCGCTCGCCAAGGGCATGGGCGTGGGGAAGCACATCGCCAGCGAGACCTTCACGGTGGGCGGGTACCAGTGGGCGATCTACTTCTATCCCGATGGGAAGAACCCCGAGGACAACTCCGCCTACGTCTCCGTCTTCATCGCGCTCGCGTCCGAGGGCACCGACGTGCGCGCGCTCTTCGAGCTCACGCTCCTTGACCAGAGCGGCAAGGGCAAGCACAAGGTGCACTCGCACTTCGACCGGTCCCTCGAGTCTGGACCGTACACCCTCAAGTACCGTGGATCCATGTGGTAATGATCTTGtaatttctctctcttctcccgcCTCGTTGCCTTAGCAAACAGGTTTAGAGTGGGTGGCCGGATTGGTTATGGGGTCAAGTTCACCCGTTACCTTCCGAATTGGTTTTGATTTGAAAGCAGCTGGCGATTGTGGCGAGTTAATTTTCAAGTACTCGCAGCTGTTTGATATTTTCCTAGCCTTTTGGGCGGCAGGGAATTTGACACTTGTGATAACTCAGGGATTCATGGCACTTAGACGTGATTCAGTTGTGCTTTAGTCCTGTGGTTCTGTTTTGCCACGATCATGCCGATACCTTTGGTAATGTACTAATGTGTTACTTACCATCTGATTCAGTGGCCCCCTTTCTGATGTTGTGAATCAGTATTAGGTAGTCCTCGACCCATTGTTCTGTGGGATGGCATTTGTTTGAATGCTGGTCTTTAGAGTAAAATGGAGCAAATTTTTCCAGGGAAAAAAAGGTACTGTGTTTCAGACAGGCCTCTGATGATTTCTGCACCATGGTAAGGTTGCTTACTACTTATGCATGCATAATTATCTAACTGTCCAGAAGTTCTCTGTGGAACATATTATCCATTGTGGATATTTAGCTCAGCTTTCTATTTGTTATGATGTACTGAACACAGATCTCTTTAAGAATATACGTAGCTGGTACCTATATTGGCGTCGAATGCTTGATTAATCTTCTAAATATGATCTCTTGaatgattaattagtttatgATTCCACATTTGTGGAATTTCCATAGCTGATCAACTTCAGTTGTCAAAATAACTTGGATCCACTGGATTGATGGATTGGATTGTGTTATCTGATAATGAGATAATATCTAGAAACTTTTGGTTAAGGTGGTAGAGGTTATAGCATCTGTAATCAATAAAGATAAATACAGGCCTCAGCAATCAATAAAGGGTAGATCACCAACATTCTGCACTCTTTATATATTAGAATAACTTGAGTGTTGGTATTCTGGGAGTTGATACTATTATCTCTCAGTTGATGAGCATTAAGGAGTAAGGACGGTTATGATACCCAACTGGCCCTTTACAAAAAAAAGGCTAATATATGTTGATTTCGTCCCTTTTGGCCACTCATGTATGCCCAATTAATCCACGAATAATATACATATTTATGTCTCTTTGACGATTCtttaatttttgatgaaatgtgTCTGGTTGTTTGATTTTACTTTCTGTACATGACCAAGTTTGCTCCCCAACATTACCCTTATTTTTCTCCTGGTTTCAACTTTCAGGGGTTATAAAAGGTTCTTCCGGCGTACTGCTCTCGAGACATCAGATTTTCTTAAAGATGATTGCTTGAAGATAAACTGTACTGTGGGTGTTGTAGTATCAACTATGGATTATTCTAGGCCACATTCAATAGAGGTTCCAGAGTCTGACATAGGCTATCATTTTGGAATGCTTTTGGACACTCAGGAAGGTGTAGATGTTATTTTTAGTGTAGCAGGAGAGAAGTTTCATGCCCATAAGTTGGTGTTGGCTGCACGATCTTCTTTTTTTAGATCTGAATTTTATAATCATGAATCGGATGAAGAGAAGAATGAAGTTGATACGAGTAATGGAATCAAGGAGATTGCCATTGATGACATGGAACCTAAAGTGTTCAAGGTCTGTTTCCATTTTTATGTCTATTTCATCCTCCATTTCACAGTTGAACAAACTTGGAGATTTGTATTCATCGCATGCAAATATTCTCTGTTGCAGGCTGTGCTTCATTTTATCTACAGGGGCAATCTTGTCGATGAGGATGAGTTATCTGCATCAAGCTCTGACTGCTCAATCTTTGATACTTTAGCTGGGAAGTTAATGGCTGCAGCAGATAAATATGAGTTGCCAAGGCTAAGATTGTTGTGTGAATCTTACTTGTGCAAGCATATTTTTGTAAACTCCGTGGCCACTACTCTAGCATTGGCTGACCGTCACCATGCAATGGAGCTTAAATCTGTTTGCCTAAAATTCGCCGCCGAGAACCTTTCAGGTAATAAGACTTAATATGAAAAACTGTTATACATTTGCACATGATGAGATCTGCTTTCAAATTGTGATCTGTGCTTTCTACTTTCACATAATCACAAATGTGCTCTGCATTACATTTTGCTTAGTTTTGTTAAGTAAAATGAGTTTATCTGTCTTAGGCTTTTTTAGGGTCATGAAAACATCTTCTTTAGACAGTTCCCAGTATGCTGAACTGATTAGCCCAGTCATGGCATGGCGAGGGCGTGCACATACACACAATGCTCATCAAAAGTCATCAATGCATTCTCATTGTAAAGTAAATTGGCACATGTGATGCCTTTGTTATTCTCAGCATAATTGTGATGTGTGACAAATAGTAACGCTGATATGCCAAGTCATGATAGCGTGTCCGAATTTCGATCATTTATTGCTTTTAATTTGAGCATTATCTTACTGAGCATTGTAATGCTTTCATCTTTAAGTTCAAGGCATCCTACTAGTCGTTTCATCTTGGGTTCTGCATTACCCCCAAAGAATTAAGTACCCTCCATTTTTACTCGTTTGTTGCTCGGTGGTGCCCAAATAAAGTCTGTTGAACTGTGTAACATTCCAGATGCCCTTATGTATCTGCAGCTGTGATCCGCACCGACGGGTTCGATTACCTCAAAGACAACTGCCCCTCCCTGCAATCAGAAATACTGAGAACTGTTGCAGGGTGCGAGGAATGCAGTAGCGGAGGGAAAAGCCAGAGCGTGTGGGGGCAGCTCTCGGACGGCGGTGACACCAGCGGGCGCAGGGTGAGGCCGAGGGTCTGAGACCACTGACAAACCTGTGTAAGTGAGCTGCTATTCTGTAAATTGGGACTGGTCAGCTATTATATTTGTGACAACTCTTGAAATAATATGATTAGCATCCGCTTGTTGTTCTCTCCTATCTTATTCGATGATCGCTCTCGCACAAGAACAAAGAGTATGGTCGGAAGCGTAGCAACTTCTGATCATGGCGTCCAAGTACGGCAAATGGGATGGAATGATAGAAGCAACAAGAGTGGCATCGACGATGGTTTAGAGTAAACCGACTGGATGGAGCTAGATGGTACAGGCTACACCGAGGGCCCCATACAATGATCAAACCGAGTGCCACAGCCGAGAGCATCCGTTTCGCGCAGGAAACAAATCTATGCTTCGGTTTTGCTCAGCCAAATGTAGCGACCAGGAACTCCTTGTAAATGCTCATGAACTTGGCCACGAAAGCTGCAAAAGTTAGGTGTCACTGTCATGATGTACCTAACAATATTAATGCTCTGCTACGCATAACAAAGAAGTCCATACACGTAAAATCGTAAGATAGGCACATAATAAATCTTGAGATAGCGTTTCAAAACAATTGTATGATTGCCTATGGCTATTAGCACCATGCAAACAAAGAATAATAAGCATGAAAGAGTTATATCTACAACACAGCAATTAATAAACGGGGCAAGAGAGTACCTTCTAGATGAAATATGGACTTCGAGCCTAGGCGCATCTTGTGCTCCTAAAGACAACAAAATATCGGAGCTTAATAAACAGAATCATTGGTGGACTGACGGCATAGATAAGGATCAGAAAAGGTCAAATCTTACAAGTTACAAATTCAAGGTGATAATATTAGTACTACGTGAAATCAGCTTAAACACGTCGTGCACATAAAATTTCTGTCTACGGCGCATGGAACTAAATTGACATGACAAAATTGTTTCCAGATTGTTTACTCACATAGTGCGCAGCCCAATGACAAATTTCATGTTTCAAATCAGCGTCCAACTTCTTCAGTAATTCTGCCAATAACTTCTGCGGTGGTCAAAGACAAAGTTCAGGTTGC
The nucleotide sequence above comes from Phragmites australis chromosome 4, lpPhrAust1.1, whole genome shotgun sequence. Encoded proteins:
- the LOC133915280 gene encoding BTB/POZ and MATH domain-containing protein 4-like isoform X1, translating into MEDDDAGPGGGGDVYPPHHAAASGDRAWDMAASPTSSRSVTQTVNGSHRFVIQGYSLAKGMGVGKHIASETFTVGGYQWAIYFYPDGKNPEDNSAYVSVFIALASEGTDVRALFELTLLDQSGKGKHKVHSHFDRSLESGPYTLKYRGSMWGYKRFFRRTALETSDFLKDDCLKINCTVGVVVSTMDYSRPHSIEVPESDIGYHFGMLLDTQEGVDVIFSVAGEKFHAHKLVLAARSSFFRSEFYNHESDEEKNEVDTSNGIKEIAIDDMEPKVFKAVLHFIYRGNLVDEDELSASSSDCSIFDTLAGKLMAAADKYELPRLRLLCESYLCKHIFVNSVATTLALADRHHAMELKSVCLKFAAENLSAVIRTDGFDYLKDNCPSLQSEILRTVAGCEECSSGGKSQSVWGQLSDGGDTSGRRVRPRV
- the LOC133915280 gene encoding BTB/POZ and MATH domain-containing protein 4-like isoform X2 gives rise to the protein MEDDDAGPGGGGDVYPPHHAAASGDRAWDMAASPTSSRSVTQTVNGSHRFVIQGYSLAKGMGVGKHIASETFTVGGYQWAIYFYPDGKNPEDNSAYVSVFIALASEGTDVRALFELTLLDQSGKGKHKVHSHFDRSLESGPYTLKYRGSMWGYKRFFRRTALETSDFLKDDCLKINCTVGVVVSTMDYSRPHSIEVPESDIGYHFGMLLDTQEGVDVIFSVAGEKFHAHKLVLAARSSFFRSEFYNHESDEEKNEVDTSNGIKEIAIDDMEPKVFKAVLHFIYRGNLVDEDELSASSSDCSIFDTLAGKLMAAADKYELPRLRLLCESYLCKHIFVNSVATTLALADRHHAMELKSVCLKFAAENLSDALMYLQL